The Spirosoma radiotolerans genome has a window encoding:
- a CDS encoding valine--tRNA ligase, producing MEISKTYAPQEIEATWYQYWLDNQFFKSTPDEREPYTVVIPPPNVTGVLHMGHMLNNTIQDVLVRKARMEGKNACWVPGTDHASIATEAKVVAMLKERGINKKDLTREEFLEYAWEWTHKYGGIILSQLRKLGASCDWDRTRFTMEPPLYDSVIDVFVDLYEKGQIYRGVRMVNWDPQGRTAVSDEEVITKEIQQKLVYIRYDIAGSNGQEFITIATVRPETIMADAAIAVNPNDERFTRLHGRKAIIPLINREIPIITDEYVTMDFGTGGLKVTPAHDPNDYALGITHNLPVLDILSDDGTLNEKAQILVGMDRFAARKAIIKLLEESGNLEKTEDYKSNVGTSERTGAVIEPKLSLQWFLKMDELSKPALKNVMDDTIQLVPPKFKNMYRSWMENVHDWCISRQLWWGQRIPAFYMQDGTVIVAKNKHEALEKVQHEKLLFAMTEADLTQDEDVLDTWFSSWLWPISVFDGLKDPNNADINYYYPTNDLVTAPEILFFWVARMIIAGYEYRGEAPFKNVYLTGIVRDKLGRKMSKSLGNSPDPLDLIDQYGADGVRTGMLFSSAAGNDLMFDEKLVEQGRNFSNKIWNAFRLVKGWKVETQSFASSTRQQLNPSDQETRPFASLPIQWFESKLNATLLQIEDDFSKFRISDALQAVYKLIWDDFCSQYLELIKPPFDSETGTPQPIDQETYEATIDFFERLMRLAHPFMPFITEEIWQDIRERQDGDSICIAPFPKAGTVDEPLLTSFETLFDVISNVRNIRNAKQISPKTELPLAIKTASSNRFEKLEALIQKMANVSSISYVNEKSDGESQAAPADQLALSFLIKGDEFFVNIAGEIDVEQEIASTRKELDYIIGFRESTLKKLSNEKFVANAKPDLVERERQKLADADAKIQALEQRLRDLGI from the coding sequence ATGGAAATTTCAAAAACATACGCCCCCCAGGAGATTGAAGCCACATGGTATCAATATTGGCTTGATAATCAATTTTTTAAATCTACGCCGGATGAGCGCGAGCCTTATACCGTTGTTATACCACCCCCAAACGTGACGGGTGTGTTGCACATGGGCCACATGCTCAACAACACCATCCAGGACGTATTGGTCCGGAAGGCGCGTATGGAGGGTAAGAATGCCTGTTGGGTACCCGGAACGGATCATGCCAGCATTGCGACCGAAGCGAAAGTAGTGGCCATGCTTAAGGAACGGGGTATCAATAAGAAAGATTTGACCCGCGAAGAGTTCCTGGAATATGCCTGGGAATGGACACATAAATACGGGGGCATTATTCTGTCGCAGCTCCGCAAACTGGGTGCTTCCTGCGATTGGGACCGTACCCGCTTCACGATGGAGCCCCCTTTGTACGACTCCGTTATCGACGTATTTGTTGACCTCTACGAAAAGGGTCAGATTTATCGGGGCGTTCGGATGGTTAACTGGGACCCACAGGGTCGCACGGCGGTATCTGACGAGGAAGTTATCACCAAGGAGATTCAGCAAAAGCTGGTGTACATTCGGTATGACATAGCTGGTAGCAACGGGCAGGAATTTATTACCATTGCTACCGTTCGGCCGGAGACGATCATGGCTGATGCAGCTATTGCCGTGAACCCGAATGACGAACGCTTTACGCGCCTGCATGGCCGCAAAGCCATTATTCCACTTATTAATCGGGAAATTCCCATTATTACCGATGAGTATGTCACCATGGATTTCGGAACGGGGGGCTTGAAAGTAACGCCCGCTCACGACCCGAATGACTATGCGCTCGGTATAACGCACAACCTGCCCGTGCTGGATATTCTCAGCGACGATGGTACGCTGAATGAGAAAGCCCAGATTTTGGTTGGCATGGATCGCTTTGCCGCCCGCAAAGCAATTATTAAACTGCTGGAAGAGTCTGGTAATCTGGAGAAAACAGAAGATTACAAATCCAACGTCGGGACGTCCGAGCGGACGGGGGCCGTTATTGAGCCGAAACTCTCGTTGCAGTGGTTTCTGAAAATGGACGAGCTGTCGAAGCCTGCGCTCAAAAACGTTATGGACGACACCATCCAGTTGGTTCCGCCCAAGTTCAAAAACATGTACCGCTCCTGGATGGAGAATGTACACGACTGGTGTATTAGCCGTCAACTATGGTGGGGCCAGCGGATACCGGCTTTTTACATGCAGGATGGGACGGTGATTGTGGCCAAGAATAAGCACGAAGCTTTGGAAAAAGTGCAGCATGAGAAACTGCTGTTTGCCATGACTGAGGCCGATCTGACGCAGGACGAAGATGTGTTGGATACCTGGTTCTCGTCGTGGTTGTGGCCCATATCCGTTTTTGACGGTTTAAAAGACCCTAACAACGCGGATATTAATTATTACTACCCAACCAACGATCTCGTTACAGCGCCCGAAATCCTGTTTTTCTGGGTGGCTCGTATGATCATTGCCGGGTATGAATACCGGGGCGAAGCACCCTTCAAGAATGTTTACCTGACGGGTATTGTCCGCGATAAGCTCGGCCGGAAAATGTCGAAATCATTAGGCAACTCACCCGATCCGCTCGACCTCATCGACCAGTACGGAGCTGATGGTGTGCGTACCGGTATGCTGTTCAGTTCGGCAGCGGGTAACGACCTGATGTTCGACGAAAAGCTAGTCGAACAAGGCCGGAATTTCAGCAATAAAATCTGGAACGCTTTCCGACTAGTGAAGGGCTGGAAGGTAGAGACGCAATCCTTTGCGTCTTCTACGCGTCAGCAGTTAAATCCGTCCGATCAGGAGACGCGACCCTTCGCGTCTCTACCTATTCAATGGTTCGAATCGAAACTGAACGCCACGCTGCTTCAGATTGAGGATGATTTCAGCAAATTCCGTATTTCAGATGCGTTACAGGCGGTTTATAAGCTTATCTGGGATGATTTCTGTTCGCAGTATCTCGAACTTATCAAGCCTCCATTTGACTCCGAAACGGGCACGCCCCAACCCATAGACCAGGAGACGTACGAGGCTACTATCGATTTCTTTGAGCGGCTTATGCGGCTGGCGCATCCATTCATGCCCTTCATTACTGAAGAAATCTGGCAGGACATTCGCGAACGGCAGGACGGCGATAGCATTTGTATCGCCCCATTTCCAAAAGCGGGGACGGTCGATGAGCCATTATTAACGAGCTTTGAAACGCTGTTTGACGTCATCTCCAATGTTCGGAATATTCGTAACGCCAAGCAAATTTCGCCTAAAACCGAACTTCCGCTGGCCATCAAAACGGCTTCGTCTAACCGGTTTGAAAAACTCGAAGCGCTGATACAAAAAATGGCCAATGTTTCGTCGATTAGTTATGTCAACGAGAAGTCGGACGGTGAATCGCAGGCCGCTCCTGCCGATCAACTGGCGCTTTCCTTCCTGATCAAAGGCGACGAGTTCTTTGTCAACATCGCCGGAGAAATTGACGTTGAACAGGAGATTGCCAGCACTCGTAAAGAACTGGACTATATTATCGGCTTCCGCGAATCGACGCTGAAAAAACTATCGAACGAGAAATTCGTTGCTAATGCTAAACCTGATCTTGTGGAGCGGGAGCGCCAGAAACTCGCCGATGCTGATGCTAAAATCCAAGCATTAGAGCAACGATTACGGGACCTAGGCATATAA
- a CDS encoding D-glycero-alpha-D-manno-heptose-1,7-bisphosphate 7-phosphatase: MNKCIFLDRDGVLNEDRTDYVYRVEDFIIPDGVPEALRLLKDAGYLLIVITNQAGIAKGLYTRDDVMTCYNYLQDQCGQLIDDIYYCPHHPKYDSESLTRKPGSLLLEKAIAKYNIEPDVSWMIGDAMRDMQAGRRVGVRTVRIAHEPEPSAEYDGCATSLLEASRFVLEYA; this comes from the coding sequence ATGAACAAGTGCATATTTCTAGACCGCGACGGAGTGTTGAACGAAGACCGAACGGACTATGTGTATCGAGTCGAGGATTTTATCATCCCCGATGGTGTACCCGAAGCACTTCGTTTATTAAAAGACGCGGGTTATTTGTTGATTGTGATTACCAATCAGGCGGGTATTGCCAAGGGCTTGTATACCCGTGATGATGTAATGACCTGCTATAATTACTTGCAGGATCAATGTGGCCAGCTTATCGACGATATCTATTACTGTCCTCACCATCCCAAATACGACAGCGAATCACTTACCCGGAAGCCAGGTTCGTTACTGCTCGAAAAAGCGATCGCTAAATATAACATTGAACCGGATGTATCCTGGATGATCGGCGATGCGATGCGTGATATGCAGGCGGGCAGGCGCGTAGGTGTGCGAACGGTTCGTATTGCTCACGAACCAGAGCCCTCAGCCGAGTACGACGGCTGTGCAACCAGTTTACTGGAAGCATCCCGATTTGTCCTGGAATACGCCTAG
- a CDS encoding type III PLP-dependent enzyme domain-containing protein produces MKTYYDLIDQTFEFPTREFNVENNELMFNNVPLMDIVKEYGTPLKLTYLPKITEHIEHAKLLFKNAMKRYNYKGNYTYCYCTKSSHFRFVLDEVLKNNVHLETSSAYDIQILRELYKSGKINKSTYIICNGYKRPLYTQYISELLNEGFTNCIPVLDNLKEIEAYENSVTADTVNFGIRIATDEEPNFAFYTSRLGIRYSDVNELYRNKIQPNEKFKLKMLHFFINTGIKDSAYYWSELSRFMYKYCELRKMCPDLDSIDIGGGMPIQTSFQFTYDYQAMIDQIVESIQWICNKNNVPVPHIFTEFGSYTVGESGAVIYKVIDQKLQNDKELWYMIDGSFITQLPDSWGLGQKYIMLSVNNWDNPYQKVNLGGLTCDSHDFYNTEAHSADLYLPIFDQDTEDQYIGLFHTGAYQESLGGYGGIQHCLIPAPQHVIVDKDEEGNLRTRLFAPEQNSEVMLKILGYGGAEPGMTELEATEAAEEREEEAELMKEEN; encoded by the coding sequence ATGAAGACATATTATGACCTGATTGACCAGACGTTTGAATTCCCTACGCGGGAGTTCAATGTCGAGAACAATGAACTGATGTTCAATAATGTTCCGCTGATGGACATTGTCAAGGAGTACGGTACGCCCTTGAAACTGACCTATTTGCCAAAGATTACGGAGCACATTGAACACGCTAAGCTGTTGTTTAAGAATGCGATGAAACGGTATAATTACAAAGGCAATTACACCTATTGCTATTGTACCAAGTCATCTCATTTTCGGTTTGTGCTCGACGAAGTTCTTAAGAATAACGTGCACCTCGAAACCTCTTCGGCTTATGATATTCAAATCCTGAGAGAGTTATATAAGTCGGGTAAGATCAACAAGAGTACATACATTATTTGTAACGGCTACAAGCGCCCGCTTTACACGCAATACATTAGCGAACTTCTCAACGAAGGCTTCACCAACTGCATTCCGGTTCTTGATAACCTGAAGGAAATTGAAGCCTATGAGAACTCGGTGACGGCCGATACAGTGAACTTTGGTATCCGTATCGCTACGGACGAAGAACCGAACTTTGCGTTCTATACTTCGCGATTAGGCATTCGGTATAGTGATGTAAATGAATTATACCGAAATAAAATCCAGCCCAATGAAAAGTTCAAGCTCAAAATGCTGCACTTCTTCATTAATACGGGGATTAAAGACAGTGCCTATTACTGGAGTGAACTGAGCCGCTTCATGTATAAATATTGCGAATTACGGAAGATGTGCCCCGATCTCGACTCGATTGATATTGGAGGTGGCATGCCGATTCAAACGTCGTTCCAGTTCACGTACGATTACCAGGCCATGATTGATCAGATCGTGGAGAGTATTCAGTGGATTTGCAACAAGAACAATGTACCTGTTCCGCATATTTTCACGGAGTTTGGTTCCTACACGGTTGGCGAGAGCGGAGCGGTCATTTACAAAGTGATTGATCAGAAGCTGCAGAACGACAAAGAGTTGTGGTACATGATCGACGGTTCGTTCATTACGCAGCTACCTGATTCCTGGGGCTTAGGACAGAAATACATCATGCTGTCAGTGAACAACTGGGACAACCCTTATCAAAAGGTTAACCTGGGCGGCCTGACGTGCGATTCGCATGATTTTTATAATACAGAAGCCCACAGCGCCGACTTATACCTGCCCATTTTTGATCAGGATACGGAAGACCAGTATATCGGGCTTTTCCATACCGGCGCCTATCAGGAATCATTAGGTGGTTATGGTGGTATTCAGCATTGTCTTATTCCGGCTCCCCAACACGTTATCGTTGATAAAGATGAAGAGGGAAATCTGCGAACCCGGCTATTTGCACCAGAACAAAACAGTGAGGTTATGCTCAAAATCTTGGGTTATGGTGGAGCTGAGCCTGGCATGACGGAACTCGAAGCAACCGAAGCCGCCGAAGAGCGTGAAGAAGAAGCTGAGTTGATGAAAGAGGAGAACTAG
- a CDS encoding UDP-N-acetylmuramate--L-alanine ligase, which yields MSQVIHFISIGGSAMHNLALALQQQGCTITGSDDEIYEPSRSRLQQHGLLPSETGWFPDKITAQLDAVIVGMHARKDNPELVKAMELGLPIYSYPEFMYQQSRQKQRVVIAGSHGKTTITALILHVLKYHKRKFDYLVGEQIEGFETMAQLTPDAPIIILEGDEYPSSPIDARPKFLHYQPHIALISGIAWDHVNIYPTWDEYVDAFELLAEAMPKAGILIFDESDDMLDVIGQKERTDITKIPYLPHPATIVNGQTVLLTKKGSKVPVQIFGQHNLKNIAGAMTLCDRIGITEEQFYEAIPTFKNVALRLEKLAESDQRIIYRDFAHSPAKVEATTEAVKHQYSDRKLMAVVELHTFSSLNKAFLEQYKGTLEAADAGVVYVDKKALEGNPDAITANEVLLGFDKPGLSVLTTPDELQSFLTKHHNSADVLLLMSSGDFGGLNLKALVN from the coding sequence ATGTCTCAGGTTATTCATTTTATTTCCATTGGCGGCAGCGCTATGCATAATCTCGCTCTGGCGCTGCAACAACAAGGCTGCACCATCACTGGCTCTGATGATGAAATCTACGAACCATCACGAAGCCGTTTACAACAACATGGTTTGCTACCATCCGAAACAGGTTGGTTTCCTGATAAAATAACGGCCCAATTAGACGCTGTCATTGTGGGTATGCACGCCCGTAAGGACAATCCTGAGCTTGTTAAAGCAATGGAGCTAGGCTTACCCATTTATTCATATCCTGAGTTCATGTACCAGCAGAGCCGGCAGAAACAACGGGTTGTGATTGCCGGGAGCCATGGCAAAACGACGATAACGGCCTTAATTTTGCATGTGCTGAAATACCACAAGCGGAAATTCGATTATCTGGTTGGGGAACAGATCGAAGGCTTTGAGACAATGGCTCAATTAACGCCCGATGCACCAATTATTATTCTAGAAGGAGATGAATACCCTTCTTCACCCATCGACGCCCGGCCGAAGTTTTTGCATTATCAGCCGCACATTGCGCTCATTAGTGGTATTGCGTGGGATCATGTCAATATTTACCCGACCTGGGATGAGTATGTCGATGCGTTTGAATTGCTGGCCGAAGCCATGCCTAAAGCAGGAATTCTAATCTTCGATGAGTCAGATGACATGCTGGATGTCATTGGCCAAAAGGAACGCACAGACATTACCAAAATCCCTTATTTGCCGCATCCTGCTACCATTGTTAATGGGCAAACTGTTTTGTTGACCAAGAAGGGTTCGAAAGTACCTGTACAGATTTTTGGCCAGCATAATCTGAAAAACATTGCCGGGGCCATGACCCTGTGCGACCGCATCGGAATTACGGAAGAACAATTTTACGAAGCTATTCCAACGTTTAAAAACGTAGCCCTGCGGCTGGAGAAGCTGGCCGAAAGCGATCAGCGAATCATCTACCGCGACTTTGCCCACTCACCCGCCAAGGTTGAAGCGACAACGGAGGCTGTCAAACACCAATATTCAGACAGGAAACTAATGGCCGTTGTCGAGCTCCATACATTCAGTAGTTTGAACAAAGCCTTTTTAGAGCAATATAAGGGCACTTTGGAAGCCGCGGATGCTGGGGTGGTCTACGTCGATAAAAAGGCGTTGGAAGGTAATCCAGACGCAATAACGGCTAATGAGGTACTTCTGGGTTTTGATAAGCCTGGCTTAAGCGTATTGACTACTCCTGATGAATTGCAGTCTTTTCTTACGAAACACCACAATTCGGCTGACGTTCTTCTGCTTATGAGTTCCGGTGACTTTGGCGGCTTAAACCTCAAAGCGCTTGTGAATTAA
- a CDS encoding LOG family protein codes for MHSIVVYCASSLGVNPIYNEVAAELGEKMAANNIRLIYGGGGFGLMGNVANAVLKNGGEVTGVIPNFLADLEVAHQTLTELHFVETMHERKFKMVQLAKGVIALPGGYGTLDELFEILAWRQLKLYDGPVAIVNTNGFYDLMLQQLDRMVADGFLKAENRSILLVADTVDDVLKQISEFWDNV; via the coding sequence ATGCATAGCATTGTTGTTTACTGCGCGTCGAGCCTCGGCGTTAATCCAATATATAATGAGGTAGCCGCTGAACTTGGCGAAAAAATGGCGGCCAACAATATTCGGCTAATTTATGGCGGGGGTGGCTTTGGCCTGATGGGCAATGTCGCCAACGCCGTACTGAAAAATGGGGGTGAGGTGACAGGCGTAATCCCTAACTTCCTCGCTGACCTGGAAGTTGCTCACCAAACGCTTACTGAATTACACTTTGTTGAGACCATGCACGAGCGGAAGTTCAAGATGGTACAGTTGGCCAAAGGTGTTATTGCCTTACCCGGCGGCTATGGCACCCTGGATGAGCTTTTTGAAATTCTGGCCTGGCGACAACTCAAGCTGTATGATGGTCCCGTCGCTATTGTTAACACAAATGGCTTTTACGATCTCATGCTTCAACAACTCGACCGGATGGTTGCCGACGGCTTTCTAAAAGCTGAGAACCGCTCTATACTGCTCGTGGCAGACACTGTCGACGACGTTTTGAAACAGATAAGTGAGTTCTGGGATAACGTTTAA
- a CDS encoding GH92 family glycosyl hydrolase, with protein MRTFLLTLACFLYALSFSFSQSVSPQIDPVELINPLMGTASKPSLSTGNTYPSISLPWGMNCWMPQTGKMGDGWAYTYDADKLRGFKQTHQPSPWINDYGQFAIMPITGKLRFNEDERASWFSHKSEIAKPYYYKVYLADHDVTTEISPTERAAALRFTFPQTEDAYVVIDALDKGSYVKILPGESKIIGYTTKNSGGVPDNFKNYFVIQFDKPFANTAVWHDKQLEINGLEQKADHVGAVIGFKTKKGEQVYARVASSFISAEQAERNLDEIGKDSFDTVKEKAKAIWNKELSRISAEGGTDEQLKTFYSCLYRTMLFPRKFYELDAAKKIVHYSPYNGQVLPGYMFTDNGFWDTFRAVFPLFNLTQPTLNGHIMEGLVNAYKESGFLPEWASPGHRDCMIGSNSASIIADAYLKGVRGGYDINTLYEAILKNTETEGPLSSVGRKGANYYNKLGYVPYDVKINENAARTLEYAYDDFTIYQLAKELKRPQNELDRFAKRSQNYRNLFDPSTKLMRGKNENGTFQALFNPFKWGDAFTEGNSWHYTWSVFHDVQGLVGLMGGQKEFVKMLDSVFVVPPVFDDSYYGFVIHEIREMQIMNMGNYAHGNQPIQHMIYLYNYAGQPWKTQYWLREVMNRLYQPTPDGYCGDEDNGQTSAWYVFSAMGFYPVCPATDQYVLGAPLFRKITVKLENGKTLTINAPANSAQNRYVKALSLNGKPYNPNWVSHKELMQGARLDFQMVDKANTRRGTDAANFPYSFSSAKK; from the coding sequence ATGCGTACATTTCTGCTTACACTGGCATGCTTTTTATATGCCCTCAGTTTCTCGTTTTCCCAATCAGTTTCTCCACAAATTGACCCTGTTGAATTAATCAATCCGTTGATGGGCACAGCTTCCAAGCCCAGCTTATCCACCGGAAACACCTATCCATCCATATCCTTGCCTTGGGGAATGAATTGCTGGATGCCACAAACCGGCAAAATGGGCGACGGTTGGGCGTATACCTACGATGCTGACAAACTTCGCGGATTTAAGCAAACGCACCAACCAAGTCCGTGGATCAACGATTATGGCCAGTTTGCTATCATGCCAATTACTGGTAAACTGCGGTTCAATGAAGATGAACGGGCTAGCTGGTTCTCGCATAAATCGGAAATTGCCAAACCGTATTACTACAAGGTTTATTTGGCTGATCATGACGTAACGACAGAAATAAGTCCGACGGAGCGTGCGGCTGCTTTACGATTCACCTTTCCGCAAACCGAAGATGCGTATGTAGTCATTGACGCACTGGATAAAGGATCTTACGTAAAGATTCTTCCTGGTGAAAGTAAAATTATTGGGTATACGACCAAAAACAGCGGGGGTGTGCCAGATAACTTTAAGAATTACTTCGTCATTCAATTCGATAAGCCGTTTGCCAACACAGCCGTATGGCATGATAAGCAATTAGAAATAAATGGACTTGAACAAAAAGCGGATCATGTTGGCGCTGTAATTGGCTTTAAAACCAAAAAAGGTGAACAGGTATACGCTCGTGTAGCTTCGTCATTTATCAGCGCCGAGCAAGCTGAACGGAATTTAGATGAGATTGGGAAAGATTCGTTTGATACAGTCAAAGAGAAAGCCAAAGCTATTTGGAACAAGGAGCTAAGTAGAATCTCAGCCGAAGGAGGGACAGATGAGCAACTCAAGACATTTTATTCCTGTCTTTACCGCACAATGCTTTTCCCTCGTAAATTCTACGAACTGGATGCTGCAAAAAAAATTGTGCATTACAGCCCTTATAACGGCCAGGTCTTACCTGGGTATATGTTCACAGATAATGGGTTCTGGGATACGTTTCGGGCCGTCTTTCCGCTCTTCAATTTAACACAACCCACCTTAAACGGCCATATCATGGAGGGCCTGGTGAACGCTTATAAAGAAAGTGGGTTTCTACCCGAATGGGCCAGTCCGGGACATCGGGACTGTATGATCGGGTCGAATTCGGCATCAATCATTGCCGATGCGTATTTAAAAGGTGTTCGGGGTGGTTACGACATAAATACGTTATACGAAGCTATTTTAAAAAATACCGAGACTGAAGGGCCACTTAGTTCGGTAGGCCGAAAAGGGGCGAACTACTATAACAAATTAGGTTATGTACCCTACGATGTCAAAATCAACGAAAATGCCGCCCGGACCCTGGAATACGCCTATGACGATTTCACGATTTATCAGTTGGCTAAAGAGCTGAAGCGGCCACAGAACGAGCTGGATCGGTTCGCCAAACGATCTCAGAATTACCGGAACCTATTTGATCCATCTACCAAGCTCATGCGGGGGAAAAACGAAAATGGTACGTTTCAGGCTTTATTTAACCCATTTAAATGGGGTGATGCCTTTACGGAAGGCAATAGCTGGCATTATACCTGGTCTGTTTTTCACGATGTGCAGGGGTTGGTTGGCCTCATGGGTGGACAGAAGGAGTTTGTAAAAATGCTGGATTCAGTTTTTGTCGTGCCTCCCGTTTTTGATGATTCGTATTACGGGTTTGTTATTCATGAAATTCGCGAGATGCAAATCATGAATATGGGTAACTACGCCCACGGCAATCAGCCGATTCAGCACATGATCTACCTGTATAATTATGCAGGTCAACCATGGAAAACGCAGTATTGGCTGCGTGAGGTAATGAACCGACTTTATCAGCCCACACCCGATGGCTATTGTGGCGATGAAGATAATGGCCAAACGTCGGCTTGGTACGTGTTCTCGGCCATGGGTTTTTACCCCGTTTGCCCCGCTACAGATCAGTATGTGTTGGGTGCGCCGTTGTTTAGGAAAATAACGGTGAAGCTGGAAAATGGAAAAACACTAACCATAAACGCACCAGCGAATAGTGCACAAAACCGGTATGTCAAAGCACTTAGCTTAAACGGCAAACCGTATAACCCAAACTGGGTAAGTCATAAGGAATTGATGCAGGGTGCTCGATTGGACTTTCAGATGGTAGACAAGGCCAATACCCGGCGCGGTACCGATGCAGCTAACTTTCCGTATTCATTCTCGTCAGCCAAAAAATAA
- the pruA gene encoding L-glutamate gamma-semialdehyde dehydrogenase, translating to MSFGQFNVPTPVNEPVKEYRPGSSERESLKKALAEFRSQETDIPMYIGGVEVRTDRKLRVSPPHDHQHTLGYFHEGDATHVEMAIQAALKAKNAWASLSWEHRASIFLKAADLIAGPYRARINAATMLGQSKNAYQAEIDSACELIDFLRFNVHYATDIYRQQPASSPGVWNRLEYRPLEGFIFALTPFNFTAIAGNLPTSAALMGNTVVWKPAYTQVLSAKVIMEVLQEAGLPDGVINLIYVDGPVAGEIIFNHPDFAGIHFTGSTGVFQQIWSTIGANIHKYKTYPRIVGETGGKDFVMVHESADADEVATGLVRGAFEYQGQKCSAASRAYIPTTLWPAVEAKMKQFLSEIKLGVTEDFSNFMNAVIDERSFKKITGYIEEAKRSEDVEVIAGGNSDGSKGYFIEPTVLLVKDPEYRTMCEEIFGPVLSIYVYEPSEFDNVLQIVNTTSPYALTGSIFSKNRNIIEKAAKVLRNAAGNFYINDKPTGAVVGQQPFGGARASGTNDKAGSALNLYRWVSARTIKETFNPPKSYEYPFLQDE from the coding sequence ATGTCATTTGGCCAATTCAACGTACCAACACCGGTTAATGAACCGGTGAAAGAATATCGTCCTGGCTCATCAGAGCGGGAATCTCTTAAAAAAGCATTAGCGGAATTTCGTTCTCAGGAAACGGATATTCCCATGTATATAGGAGGAGTGGAGGTTCGTACGGATCGCAAATTACGTGTTTCGCCCCCCCACGATCACCAGCACACCTTAGGTTATTTCCACGAAGGGGATGCCACTCATGTCGAAATGGCTATCCAGGCAGCCTTGAAAGCGAAAAATGCCTGGGCTTCCCTCAGTTGGGAACACAGAGCCAGTATCTTTCTGAAAGCAGCCGACCTGATTGCTGGACCCTACCGGGCCCGCATCAATGCAGCCACCATGCTGGGCCAATCAAAAAATGCCTATCAGGCAGAAATCGACTCCGCCTGTGAGTTGATTGACTTTCTTAGATTCAACGTTCATTACGCGACGGATATATATAGACAGCAACCGGCGTCATCACCAGGCGTGTGGAATAGACTAGAATATCGGCCGCTTGAAGGATTTATTTTTGCGTTAACGCCATTCAATTTCACGGCCATTGCCGGCAATCTACCTACATCAGCAGCCTTGATGGGGAACACCGTGGTTTGGAAGCCAGCCTACACACAGGTTTTGTCGGCTAAAGTCATTATGGAAGTGTTGCAGGAAGCAGGCCTGCCAGATGGCGTGATCAACCTGATTTATGTAGACGGTCCGGTAGCTGGAGAAATTATCTTCAACCATCCAGATTTTGCTGGTATACATTTTACGGGCAGCACCGGCGTATTTCAGCAGATCTGGAGCACAATCGGGGCAAATATTCACAAATACAAAACATACCCACGAATCGTAGGCGAAACAGGGGGGAAGGATTTCGTAATGGTCCATGAATCGGCCGATGCCGATGAGGTAGCAACCGGTTTGGTACGCGGTGCTTTTGAATACCAGGGTCAAAAATGTTCGGCGGCTTCACGGGCATACATACCAACTACGCTGTGGCCAGCCGTAGAAGCAAAGATGAAGCAGTTCCTGAGTGAAATCAAACTAGGCGTGACCGAAGATTTCTCCAACTTCATGAATGCCGTCATTGACGAACGTTCATTTAAGAAAATTACGGGATATATCGAAGAGGCAAAGCGGAGTGAAGACGTCGAGGTAATTGCTGGTGGAAATAGTGACGGCTCAAAAGGCTATTTCATTGAGCCCACCGTGTTATTGGTTAAAGATCCAGAATACCGTACGATGTGTGAAGAAATCTTTGGTCCGGTGCTATCTATATATGTGTATGAGCCATCGGAATTTGACAATGTGTTACAAATTGTCAACACAACTTCTCCGTATGCATTGACGGGGTCAATATTTTCGAAGAACAGAAATATCATTGAGAAGGCAGCAAAAGTGCTTCGAAACGCAGCTGGTAACTTTTATATCAATGATAAACCGACTGGAGCCGTAGTCGGCCAACAGCCGTTTGGTGGGGCCAGGGCATCGGGTACTAATGATAAAGCGGGATCGGCTTTAAACCTATATCGTTGGGTATCAGCGCGTACGATAAAAGAGACGTTCAATCCGCCCAAATCTTACGAATATCCCTTTTTGCAAGACGAATAA